In Acidobacteriota bacterium, a single genomic region encodes these proteins:
- a CDS encoding TlyA family RNA methyltransferase — protein sequence MAKERIDRLLVARGLVETRQKAQALIMAGAVLADNQKVAKPGAAVAADAEIRLLDDGCPFVSRGGIKLAHALDAFGVAPEGRTCLDLGCSTGGFTDCLLQRGAARVHGVDVGRGLLHARLRADPRVTLSERCNARNIRPENFPGAAFDLVVIDLSFISLRLVLPAVAGLLRAGGGAADVVVLVKPQFEAGRGEVGKGGIVRDAAVRRRAVDEVARAAAAAGFTVAGETESPITGADGNVEYFIHLRLGAAATAGGAGDAPQPGGGTS from the coding sequence ATGGCTAAAGAACGAATCGACCGGCTCCTTGTTGCCCGGGGTCTGGTCGAGACCCGCCAAAAAGCCCAAGCCCTGATCATGGCCGGCGCCGTGCTGGCGGACAACCAGAAGGTAGCCAAGCCGGGCGCGGCGGTGGCCGCCGACGCCGAGATCCGCCTGCTGGACGACGGCTGCCCCTTCGTCAGCCGCGGCGGGATCAAGCTGGCCCACGCCCTGGATGCGTTCGGGGTGGCGCCTGAGGGCCGGACTTGTCTGGATCTCGGCTGCTCCACCGGCGGCTTCACCGATTGCCTCCTCCAGCGCGGGGCGGCGCGGGTCCACGGCGTGGATGTGGGCCGCGGCCTCCTCCACGCCCGGCTGCGCGCCGATCCGCGGGTGACGCTCTCGGAGCGGTGCAACGCCCGGAACATCCGGCCGGAGAACTTTCCCGGCGCTGCCTTCGACCTGGTGGTCATCGATCTGTCGTTCATCTCGCTGCGGCTCGTGCTCCCGGCGGTGGCCGGACTGCTCCGCGCCGGCGGCGGCGCCGCGGACGTGGTGGTGCTGGTGAAGCCCCAGTTCGAAGCCGGCCGCGGCGAGGTGGGCAAGGGCGGAATCGTCCGCGACGCTGCGGTCCGGCGCCGGGCGGTGGACGAGGTGGCCCGGGCCGCGGCGGCCGCCGGGTTCACCGTGGCCGGCGAGACCGAGTCGCCCATCACGGGCGCCGACGGCAACGTGGAGTACTTCATCCACCTCCGCCTCGGCGCCGCGGCGACCGCGGGCGGCGCCGGCGACGCGCCGCAGCCGGGCGGGGGGACGTCATGA
- the gpmA gene encoding 2,3-diphosphoglycerate-dependent phosphoglycerate mutase: MKKIVFLRHGESTWNKENRFTGWTDVDLSDKGVAEATLAGETLLKEGYGFDVAYTSVLKRAIRTLWITLDKMDLMWIPVVRSWRLNERHYGALQGLNKAETAEKFGEAQVKLWRRSYDVQPPALEPSDPRFPGHDPRYRGLGDADLPRTECLKDTVARVMPYWEGVIAPAVAAGQRVLVVAHGNSLRALVKYLDDVSDEEIVGLNIPTGVPLVYELDDRIRPIRHYYLGDPAAIQAAIDAVAGQAKAKK, encoded by the coding sequence ATGAAGAAAATCGTCTTCCTGCGCCATGGCGAGAGCACGTGGAATAAAGAGAACCGGTTCACCGGCTGGACCGATGTGGACCTGTCCGACAAGGGCGTGGCCGAGGCCACTTTGGCCGGCGAGACGCTGCTCAAAGAGGGCTACGGTTTCGACGTCGCCTACACGTCGGTGCTCAAACGGGCCATCCGCACCCTGTGGATCACCCTGGACAAGATGGATCTGATGTGGATCCCGGTGGTCCGCTCCTGGCGCCTCAACGAGCGCCACTACGGCGCCCTGCAGGGACTCAACAAGGCGGAGACGGCCGAAAAATTCGGCGAGGCGCAGGTCAAGCTCTGGCGCCGCTCCTACGACGTCCAGCCGCCGGCGCTGGAGCCGTCCGATCCGCGCTTCCCCGGCCACGATCCCCGCTACCGCGGCCTCGGCGACGCCGACCTGCCCCGGACCGAATGCCTCAAGGACACGGTGGCCCGAGTCATGCCGTATTGGGAAGGGGTGATCGCTCCGGCGGTGGCCGCCGGGCAGCGTGTCCTGGTGGTGGCGCACGGCAACAGCCTCCGGGCGCTGGTGAAGTACCTGGACGACGTCTCCGACGAGGAGATCGTCGGCCTGAACATCCCCACGGGCGTCCCGCTGGTGTACGAGCTCGACGACCGGATCCGCCCCATCCGCCACTACTACCTGGGCGACCCCGCGGCCATCCAGGCGGCCATCGACGCGGTGGCCGGCCAGGCCAAGGCCAAGAAATGA
- a CDS encoding 1-deoxy-D-xylulose-5-phosphate synthase yields the protein MIEKINFPADLKKLSFEEMDVLAEEIRNLLIQVVSKNGGHLASNLGVVELTLALHYVFNAPRDKIVWDVAHQCYTHKILTGRRDRFPTLRQYEGISGFCKREESEYDAFNAGHSSTSISAALGLATGRDMAGRNNHVIAVIGDGALTGGMAMEAINQAGHLARNLIIILNDNEMSISPNVGAWSGYLKRIIDGQAYTLFVRDVQAVLKGIPGIGDQVLKATRSLADAVKTFFVPGKLLEELGLQYVGPINGHSIPILVAALEEVRKKSGPVLVHVVTRKGKGYAPAEKEPDKWHGAAPFVIETGLGVSPSGTPSYTSIFAQTLTELARTDPKILAISAAMLSGTGLDAFKEAFPDRCFDVGIAEQHAVTFAAGMAAEGFRPVVAIYSTFLQRAFDQVFHDVCLMNLPVVFVLDRAGIVGDDGPTHHGLYDLAYMRILPNMTVMAPKDEGELRHMLKTALAHNGPVVIRFPRGSALGVPLDEPHLLPIGKGEVLRPDGPVALAAVGNMVHPALQAAELLERKGIGCGVINARFVKPLDVELFKHALASRVVVTLEEGVLQGGFGSAILELLREENVPHRDVLRIGLPDRLITHGTQKILRARYKLDSEGIAETVEEFLEQRGWLKNESTGSLLPGVWSRPAKKPKP from the coding sequence ATGATCGAGAAAATCAACTTCCCGGCCGACCTGAAGAAGCTCTCCTTCGAGGAGATGGATGTTCTGGCCGAGGAGATCCGCAATCTGCTCATCCAGGTGGTGTCCAAGAACGGCGGCCATCTCGCCTCGAACCTCGGCGTGGTGGAGCTGACTCTGGCGCTGCACTACGTATTCAACGCGCCCCGCGACAAGATCGTCTGGGACGTCGCTCACCAGTGCTACACCCACAAGATCCTCACCGGGCGCCGCGACCGCTTCCCGACGCTGCGTCAGTACGAGGGGATCAGCGGCTTCTGCAAGCGTGAGGAGAGCGAGTACGACGCGTTCAACGCCGGACACTCCTCGACCTCCATCAGCGCCGCGCTGGGGCTGGCCACGGGGCGGGACATGGCCGGCCGGAACAACCACGTCATCGCCGTGATCGGCGACGGCGCGCTCACCGGCGGCATGGCCATGGAGGCGATCAACCAGGCGGGCCACCTGGCGCGCAATCTGATCATCATCCTGAACGACAACGAGATGTCCATCTCCCCCAACGTGGGAGCCTGGTCGGGCTACCTCAAGCGCATCATCGACGGCCAGGCCTACACCCTGTTCGTCCGTGACGTCCAGGCCGTCCTCAAGGGCATCCCGGGCATCGGCGACCAGGTGCTCAAGGCGACACGCAGCCTGGCCGATGCGGTCAAGACGTTCTTCGTGCCGGGCAAACTGCTCGAGGAGCTGGGCCTGCAGTACGTGGGGCCCATCAACGGCCACAGCATCCCCATCCTCGTGGCGGCGCTGGAGGAGGTGCGGAAGAAGTCCGGCCCGGTGCTGGTGCATGTGGTCACCCGCAAGGGGAAGGGCTACGCGCCGGCGGAAAAGGAGCCGGACAAGTGGCACGGCGCCGCCCCGTTCGTCATCGAGACCGGCCTGGGCGTCTCGCCGTCCGGCACCCCGTCGTACACCTCGATCTTCGCCCAGACACTCACGGAGCTGGCCCGGACGGACCCGAAGATCCTGGCCATCAGCGCGGCGATGCTGTCGGGCACGGGCCTGGACGCCTTCAAGGAGGCATTTCCGGACCGCTGCTTCGACGTCGGCATCGCCGAGCAGCATGCCGTCACCTTCGCCGCCGGAATGGCCGCCGAGGGGTTCCGGCCGGTGGTGGCCATCTACTCCACGTTCCTGCAGCGCGCCTTCGATCAGGTGTTCCACGACGTCTGCCTCATGAACCTGCCGGTGGTGTTCGTCCTGGACCGGGCGGGGATCGTGGGCGACGACGGCCCCACCCACCACGGCCTCTACGACCTGGCCTACATGCGGATCCTGCCCAACATGACCGTCATGGCGCCCAAGGACGAGGGCGAGCTGCGCCACATGCTCAAGACGGCGTTGGCGCACAACGGCCCGGTGGTGATCCGCTTCCCCCGCGGCAGCGCGTTGGGCGTGCCGCTGGATGAACCCCACCTCCTGCCCATCGGCAAGGGCGAGGTGCTCCGGCCCGACGGCCCGGTGGCTCTGGCGGCCGTCGGCAACATGGTGCACCCCGCGCTTCAGGCGGCCGAGCTGCTGGAGCGCAAGGGGATCGGCTGCGGCGTGATCAACGCCCGCTTCGTCAAGCCGCTGGACGTGGAGCTGTTCAAGCACGCCCTGGCCAGCCGGGTGGTGGTCACCCTGGAGGAGGGCGTGCTCCAGGGCGGATTCGGCAGCGCGATCCTGGAGCTGCTCCGCGAGGAGAACGTGCCGCACCGCGACGTGCTTCGCATCGGCCTGCCCGACCGCCTCATCACCCACGGCACCCAGAAAATCCTGCGCGCCCGCTACAAGCTGGACTCCGAGGGGATTGCCGAGACTGTCGAGGAATTTCTGGAGCAGCGCGGATGGCTAAAGAACGAATCGACCGGCTCCTTGTTGCCCGGGGTCTGGTCGAGACCCGCCAAAAAGCCCAAGCCCTGA
- a CDS encoding NAD(+) kinase has product MTPTSFQRIGIYLKPGHEDAAEAVSQLLGFLESRGHTLALDEEAVRQTGRDDLRVTGGELPDRVDLAVVLGGDGTMLAAVRQIGPRPVPVVGVNFGSLGFLTEISRERMLPALGGILDGRCRIEERMKLRVEVRREGRVQEHFQALNDAVINYGALARIIEVEVSVDERFLTLYRSDGLVVSTPTGSTAYALSAGGPILVPTSRNLLLAPICPHTLTHRPLVLENTSTISIRLRSHGHVMLTVDGQTGVSLAEQDEVRVSQADHPARLVFPEAPGFFAVLRQKLKWGER; this is encoded by the coding sequence ATGACGCCAACCTCCTTCCAGCGGATCGGCATTTACCTCAAGCCCGGGCACGAAGACGCGGCGGAGGCGGTGTCCCAGCTCCTCGGGTTTCTCGAGTCGCGCGGCCACACCCTGGCGCTCGACGAGGAGGCGGTTCGCCAGACCGGCCGGGACGACCTGCGGGTGACCGGCGGCGAGCTTCCCGACCGGGTGGACCTGGCCGTGGTTCTGGGCGGCGACGGCACCATGCTGGCGGCGGTCCGGCAGATCGGCCCGCGGCCGGTGCCGGTGGTGGGCGTCAACTTCGGCTCCCTGGGTTTCCTCACCGAGATCTCGCGGGAGCGGATGCTGCCCGCGCTCGGCGGGATCCTCGACGGCCGCTGCCGGATCGAAGAGCGGATGAAGCTTCGGGTGGAGGTGCGACGCGAGGGGCGGGTGCAGGAGCACTTTCAGGCGCTCAACGACGCCGTGATCAACTACGGCGCGCTGGCCCGCATCATTGAGGTTGAAGTCTCCGTCGACGAACGGTTTCTGACCCTGTACCGCTCGGACGGCCTTGTGGTGAGCACCCCCACCGGCTCCACCGCCTACGCGCTGTCGGCGGGCGGCCCCATCCTGGTGCCCACCAGCCGCAACCTGCTGCTGGCGCCCATCTGTCCCCACACCCTCACCCACCGGCCGCTGGTGCTCGAAAACACCAGCACCATCAGCATCCGCCTGAGGAGCCACGGCCACGTCATGCTCACGGTGGACGGGCAGACCGGGGTGTCGCTGGCTGAACAAGATGAGGTGCGGGTGAGCCAGGCGGACCACCCGGCCCGGCTGGTCTTTCCCGAGGCCCCGGGCTTTTTTGCCGTGCTGCGGCAGAAGCTGAAGTGGGGCGAGCGGTAG
- a CDS encoding universal stress protein produces MKVIKNILYPMQFKDYSLDMLEYVILTARSLRARLHLLHVITGTETSGFDELNDFFYAVVSDSDARLGRQRPDPLDLVKVHVKADAIWSGIVTYAQEQAVDLILMAAHAAPGERAADLGDNIPKVLELSHCPVLVMWDARVQKKHQSREELTLTEIRKEIAAKRK; encoded by the coding sequence ATGAAAGTCATCAAGAACATCCTGTATCCCATGCAGTTCAAGGACTACTCGCTGGACATGCTGGAGTACGTCATCCTGACGGCGCGGTCGCTCCGGGCGCGGCTGCACCTGCTCCACGTGATCACGGGGACCGAGACGTCCGGCTTCGACGAGCTCAACGATTTCTTCTACGCGGTCGTCAGCGACTCGGACGCCCGGCTGGGCCGCCAGCGCCCGGATCCGCTGGACCTGGTCAAGGTGCATGTGAAGGCCGACGCGATCTGGAGCGGCATCGTCACGTACGCCCAAGAGCAGGCGGTGGACCTCATCCTGATGGCCGCCCACGCGGCGCCCGGCGAGCGGGCCGCCGATCTCGGCGACAACATTCCCAAGGTGCTGGAGCTCAGCCACTGCCCGGTGCTGGTGATGTGGGACGCCCGCGTCCAGAAAAAGCATCAGAGCCGGGAGGAACTCACCCTGACCGAAATCCGGAAGGAGATCGCCGCGAAAAGGAAATGA